GTTGGCCTATTGATTCAAGTTCGTCGCCTCGACGTTAAGAGAACGTGACCCGGGTCGTCATTCTCAGCATACGAACTCTAGCGTTTCCGGGCACTTACGGACGCCTACCGATCTCGACATGTAGCAGCCTGAACCGCAAAATAATTGCGCACAGGACTTGCATATGCCGCCTTGCAATATGCCGTTGCGCATAGTGACATAGCTTGGAATGCCATCGAACTGACATGTTGCGACGCAACAAAAAGGCCCACGTCTTGCGACATGGGCCTGTTGTTTGGTCGGGGTAGCCGGATTCGAACCGACGACCACTAGTCCCCCAGACTAGTGCGCTACCAGGCTGCGCTATACCCCGAAGATGTTGCGTCCCGCCCTGAGGCGGCCTGCGATTATAGCGGCTTTATGCGGCGCTTTCCTAGCGTCGCAGCAGCTGCAGGACTTCTTCAAGCTCCATGCGCACCTGCTTGATGATCTGATTGCTCAGCGCTGACTCGCTCTTGGCCCCATCCCCTTCAAGACGCAGACGCGCGCCCCCGATGGTGTAACCCTGCTCGTACAGCAGGCCACGAATCTGCCGCACCATCAGCACATCGTGCCGCTGGTAGTAGCGTCGGTTGCCGCGCCGCTTGACTGGCTCCAGGCTCGGAAATTCGGTTTCCCAATAGCGCAGCACGTGCGGCTTGACGTCGCACAGCTCGCTCACCTCACCGATGGTGAAGTAGCGCTTGGCCGGAATCGGCGGTAGCTCGCGATTACTGCCCGGATCCAGCATAAGCCTCCACCCGTTCCTTGAGTTTCTGGCCGGGGCGGAAGGTCACCACCGTCCTGGCCGAGATCGGAATTTCCTCACCGGTCTTGGGATTGCGACCGGGCCGTTGGTTCTTGCGCCGCAGATCGAAGTTGCCGAAGCCCGACAACTTCACCTGACGGCCCTGCTCCAGTGCATCGCGCAGCACATCGAAAAACGCGTCGACGAATTCCTTCGCCTCACGCTTGTTCAGGCCGACTTCGTCGAACAGACGCTCGGCCATCTCCGCTTTCGTCAATGCCATGCCAATCCCCTGTTACCGCCTCAACCCCGGATCCGGGCGCGATGTTCGCGCTCGATCACGGCCACCACATCGGCGACGACCGCATCCACGTCCCGGTCGGTGAGAGTGCGCGAGTTATCCTGCAAAATCAAGCCCATAGCCAGACTCTTGAAACCTGGCTCGACCCCTTGACCCACATACCGGTCGAACAACTGCACCTCGCGCAGCAACGGGCCGACACTGGTGCGCACGCTTGCAGACAGCGCCGCCCAGCTCACCGCATCGGGCACCAGGAAGGCCAGGTCGCGACGCATCGAGGGGTAACGCGAGAGCTCGCCAGCACGTGGCAGCGCCCGCTTCACCAGCGGCGCAAGCTGCAGCTCGAACGCGATGACGTCCACGTCGATGTCCAGGGACTTGGCCAGGCGCGGGTGCACCTGGCCGATCCAGCCAATGCATACCCCATCGCGATAGATGTCGGCGGACCGGCCCGGGTGACCGAATGGCTGCGTGGACGGCTGGAATTCCAGCACCGCGCCGCTGGCCGCAGCCAGGGCCAGCAAATCGCCCTTCAGATCGTGGAAATCGACCTTGCGCGCTGGCTCACCCCATTGCAGCGCCAGTGCATCGCCGCAGACAGCCGCAGCCACCTGCTGCGACTCGACCGGCGCATCGCCAGGGCCTGCAGCGGAGAACACCTTGCCCAGTTCGAACAAGCGCACCCGCCCAACCTGCCGCGCAACGTTACGCCCCAGGGTGGCCACCAGGCCCGGCAACAACCGTGGGCGCATCACCGCAAGCTCGGCGCTCAGCGGATTGGCCAGCGGCACCACGCCATCGGTCAGTTGCCAGCGCTCCAGCAATGCGGCATCGACGAAGGCGTAGTTGATGGTTTCCTGCAACTCGCGCGCCACCAGCTGGCGGCGCACGCTGAGCTCGTCCAGCTGCGTTTCGCTGGGCATGGCGATGCGGCTGGCGCCACCGGGCAAGGTGGTCGGCACACGGTCGTAGCCGTGGATGCGCGCCAGCTCTTCGATCAGGTCCTCTTCGATCGCGATGTCGAAGCGGCGGCTCGGCGCCGTCACTTGCCAGCCGTCTGCAGCCGCCTCGACGTGCATGCCCAACGCGGTCAGGATCCGCGCCACGTCCGCATCGTCGATCTGGATACCGAGCACGCGCGCGATGCGCGCACGCCGCAACAGAATCGACGCCGGTTGCGGCAGATGGTGCGGCAGCGCGGCGTCCACCACCGGCCCGGGCATGCCACCGGCCAGCTCCAGCACCAAGCGCGTCGCGACTTCGATCGCCTGCGGTGCCAGCGCCGGATCCACGCCACGCTCGAAACGATGACCGGCATCGGTGTGCAGACCAAGCTTGCGGCCGCGGCCCATGATCGCGGCCGGATCGAAATATGCCGACTCCAGAAACACATTGCGCGTGGTGTTGGTGACGCGCGTGTCCAGCCCGCCCATCAAGCCGGCCAGTGCCACCGGGCGATCTGCGTCGGTGATGGTGAGGAAGCTGTCGTCCAGCGTGACCTCACGGCCATCGAGCAATGCCAGTTGCTCGCCAGCACGCGAGCGCCGCACGCCAACCGGCCCATGCAGCGTATCCAGGTCGAAGGCATGCATCGGCTGGCCGAGCTCCAGCATCACGTACTGGGTGATATCCACCAGCAACGACACCGGGCGCACGCCACTGCGACGCAGACGCTCGGCCATCCACACCGGCGTAGTCGCCGCAGGATCGATGCCTTCGATCACCCGCCCGCAATAGCGCGGCGCCTCGCTGCCGGCATTGAGCTCGACCGCGAGCGTGCGCGTCGATACAGGCGCCACGGCAGCCGCATCAAAGGCGGCGACTTCGCTGGCGCAGGCAGCCGCCACGTCAAAGGCAATACCGCGCACGCTGAAGCAGTCGGCGCGGTTGGGGGTGAGCTTGATTTCGATGCTGGCATCGGGCAAACCGAGATACTCGGCCAGCGCCTGGCCCACCGGCGCATCGTCCGGCAGCTCGAACAGGCCCGAGGCGTCGCTGTCCAGGCCAAGCTCCTTGGCCGAGCACAACATGCCATTGGACGCCACACCGCGCAGCTTGGCCGCCTTGATCGTCAGCTCGCCGATCTGCGCACCGACCAGGGCCAGTGGCGCGACCAGGCCAGCGCGCGCATTGGGCGCACCGCAGACGATCTGCAGCAACTCGCCCTGCCCCGCGTCGACGCTGCACACCTGCAGGCGATCGGCCTCCGGATGGCGCACCGCCGCGATGATCCGCGCCACCACCACCTGGCCCAGCGCATCACCCAGCGGCGTGACCGCTTCGACTTCCAGGCCAATGGCCGTCAGCGTCGCGGCAAGCTCCTCGCGGCTCGCCTGGATCGGAACGTGGCTACGCAGCCAATTTTCTGAGAATTTCATGGGGAGCCGGGAAAAGAGAATAGGGAATCGGGAATCGCAGCAGCGGGAGGTCTTCGGGGATCTGGAAGGTGAGCCAGGAGCGCGCTTGGCTGCTCCGATTCTCTATTCCCTATTCCCGATTTCCTGCCCTCAAGCAAACTGCCTGAGAAACCGCACGTCGTTTTCGAAGAAGGCACGCAGGTCGTTGACGCCATAGCGCAGCATCGCAAAGCGCTCGACGCCCAGACCGAAGGCGAAGCCGGTGTAGCGCTCCGGATCGATGCCGACGCTGCGCAGCACGTTCGGGTGCACCATGCCGCAGCCAAGCACTTCCAGCCACCGGGTGCTGCCATCGGGCTGCTGCCAGGCGATATCCACTTCCGCACCAGGCTCAACGAACGGGAAATAGCTGGGCCGGAAGCGCATTTCGAAATCGCGCTCGAAGAACGCACGCACGAACTCGGACAAGGTGCCCTTGAGATCGGCGAAGTTGGAATGCTCGTCCACCAGCAGACCTTCGACCTGATGGAACATCGGCGAGTGGGTCTGATCCGAATCGGAGCGATACACCTTGCCGGCCGCAATCATGCGCAGCGGCGGGCCACTCTTGGTGGCCACTGCGGTATCCATGTAACGCACCTGCACGCCGGAGGTATGCGTGCGCAGCAGGCGGCCATCGCCGAAGTAGAACGTGTCGTGCATGGCACGCGCCGGATGATGCGGCGGGAAGTTCAACGCTTCGAAGTTGTGCCAGTCGTCCTCGATCTCCGGGCCGTCAGACAACTCGTAACCCAGCCGCGCAAAGATCTCGACGATGCGCTCCAGGGTCCGCGTCACCGGATGCAGACCGCCGCGCTCACCGCGTCGGCCGGGCAGCGTCACATCGATGCGCTCACCTTCCAGACGGGCGTCCAGCGCTGCGGTTTCGAGCACCTGTTTGCGCTCGGAAAGCGCCGTGGTCAGCGCATCGCGCGCCAGATTGATCGCCTCACCAGCCGCCTTGCGCTGGTCGGCCGGCAACGTGCCGAGCTGCTTGAGCTGGGCGGTGATGCTGCCGTTCTTGCCCAGCAGCGCGACGCGCAGCGTTTCCAGCTGGTCCGGCGTGTGCGCGGCAGCAACATCGGCCAACGCCTGCGCGGTCAGGGATTGAATCTCACTCATTGCACTCGTGCCTCACCTGCTCAGCCGAACGAACTCCCGGACTGCACCGGGCCGCCTTGCACACCTGGAAGCCGTACCGCGCGTTGCTGCGGTGGCCGCTCCCTGAAACGCAAAAGGGGAAGGACTCGCGCCCTTCCCCCTGCATATCTGCGTTTCCCTCACCGAAGCCCTGCACACGACGATGCGAAGACTTACGGTGATCTGCCCTCTTCAACAACCGCACATAGTGTGGGTTGCTGTTGTGGACTCTCTCTTCAAGCGTCCGCACATAGGTGCGAGGCCTGCAGAGGGACCTGCATTTACGCTGCCAGCGCGC
The nucleotide sequence above comes from Xanthomonas campestris pv. campestris str. ATCC 33913. Encoded proteins:
- a CDS encoding MerR family transcriptional regulator, with amino-acid sequence MLDPGSNRELPPIPAKRYFTIGEVSELCDVKPHVLRYWETEFPSLEPVKRRGNRRYYQRHDVLMVRQIRGLLYEQGYTIGGARLRLEGDGAKSESALSNQIIKQVRMELEEVLQLLRR
- a CDS encoding integration host factor subunit alpha; the encoded protein is MALTKAEMAERLFDEVGLNKREAKEFVDAFFDVLRDALEQGRQVKLSGFGNFDLRRKNQRPGRNPKTGEEIPISARTVVTFRPGQKLKERVEAYAGSGQ
- the pheT gene encoding phenylalanine--tRNA ligase subunit beta; translation: MKFSENWLRSHVPIQASREELAATLTAIGLEVEAVTPLGDALGQVVVARIIAAVRHPEADRLQVCSVDAGQGELLQIVCGAPNARAGLVAPLALVGAQIGELTIKAAKLRGVASNGMLCSAKELGLDSDASGLFELPDDAPVGQALAEYLGLPDASIEIKLTPNRADCFSVRGIAFDVAAACASEVAAFDAAAVAPVSTRTLAVELNAGSEAPRYCGRVIEGIDPAATTPVWMAERLRRSGVRPVSLLVDITQYVMLELGQPMHAFDLDTLHGPVGVRRSRAGEQLALLDGREVTLDDSFLTITDADRPVALAGLMGGLDTRVTNTTRNVFLESAYFDPAAIMGRGRKLGLHTDAGHRFERGVDPALAPQAIEVATRLVLELAGGMPGPVVDAALPHHLPQPASILLRRARIARVLGIQIDDADVARILTALGMHVEAAADGWQVTAPSRRFDIAIEEDLIEELARIHGYDRVPTTLPGGASRIAMPSETQLDELSVRRQLVARELQETINYAFVDAALLERWQLTDGVVPLANPLSAELAVMRPRLLPGLVATLGRNVARQVGRVRLFELGKVFSAAGPGDAPVESQQVAAAVCGDALALQWGEPARKVDFHDLKGDLLALAAASGAVLEFQPSTQPFGHPGRSADIYRDGVCIGWIGQVHPRLAKSLDIDVDVIAFELQLAPLVKRALPRAGELSRYPSMRRDLAFLVPDAVSWAALSASVRTSVGPLLREVQLFDRYVGQGVEPGFKSLAMGLILQDNSRTLTDRDVDAVVADVVAVIEREHRARIRG
- the pheS gene encoding phenylalanine--tRNA ligase subunit alpha, with the translated sequence MSEIQSLTAQALADVAAAHTPDQLETLRVALLGKNGSITAQLKQLGTLPADQRKAAGEAINLARDALTTALSERKQVLETAALDARLEGERIDVTLPGRRGERGGLHPVTRTLERIVEIFARLGYELSDGPEIEDDWHNFEALNFPPHHPARAMHDTFYFGDGRLLRTHTSGVQVRYMDTAVATKSGPPLRMIAAGKVYRSDSDQTHSPMFHQVEGLLVDEHSNFADLKGTLSEFVRAFFERDFEMRFRPSYFPFVEPGAEVDIAWQQPDGSTRWLEVLGCGMVHPNVLRSVGIDPERYTGFAFGLGVERFAMLRYGVNDLRAFFENDVRFLRQFA